TATTGTTGAATCAAACGCCCCTATAGATGTAACGGCATCGTCTCCGTATCCTTCAAATAAACTATTTATATGAACTATATCCGGTTTAATCTGGGATAATGCGTATTCTCTGACTAGCTCTGCGGCTCTTGTGCGCCATTCATTTTGCGGGTCTATTTCCGCAACGGGTCCGAGAGCGGAAAAAACAAAAATGCGTTCTTTGGGTATCAGACCTTCAAATGAATGCCTGATGTATGGAATTGTGTCAGGAAAGAGACCATTCAAAAAAAGCCATATCTCATGACCGCCGGCATTTTTAGCTATTGCTTTAGCTAATGACATAGAATAACGACCCATGCCGCGAAATCTGCTCTCAGTTTGACATGCCTGTAAATCCAATACTATACGCATTTATTTTTTCCTTCTTCAACAGCATTTTTTAAATCCAAATATATTTTTTGCACACGAGGAGATAAATCAGATACCTCTTCCTTGGATAGTTCGTCTTTGCTTTGATATACGCTCTGAAGTTCCTTGGATTTAACTTCTGTATTATCAATGTTACTATATCCAATTCTTTTTAGCCTAATAAGCAAACTAGGAAATGGCTTTAAGGCTAATTTGATTTTGGCTTTTAGCTTTGGTTTTTTTAAAACATAATCTTTAGCTTTTATTAAAAGTTTTCTGGCAATTCTTCTTGGCCTGCTTTGCGGCGCAAATGTAAGCCAAGCAATAGAACCGTTCTTAAACCATCTAATAAACTTGGCTAATCTACGAAGAGGATTTGTAATTTTCCACGATTTGCTTTGATATACGCTCTGAAGTTCCTTGGATATAAAATCAATTTTATTTTCTATAAAGACATCATAACGTTCAGCTAAATCATCCAAGGTTATGCCGTAATTTTCATTAAATGCTTGGTTAAACAAACTCATAATTTCGACTGATGCATCTTTTTGCGCAACTACAGCAATATCTGGACTCACGCCTTTAAGTATATCAATCAATTTTATCTTATCTTTAGTTGCAAGTTCTAATGATTCTTGTAATCTCAAAAGTTTAACTCGTTTAAAACCGTAATATTCCGGCAGATAAGATAACATCAAAGGCGGTATCGGACGCTTATGTGTAGAATCTAAATAGAAATTATTGGTAGCTACATTTATATTCTCAATATTTGGGGTTTCAAGTATCAATAGCCCCCCTGGTTTTAAAACTCGCAAAGACTCAGATACTAAAGTTCTAAGGTCGTCAAACGAAATATGCTCTATAACATGAAATGCCGATATCACAACATGACTCTCATCTGGCAAAGATTTTAAAAAAGACACTGCTTCCTGCTTTGTTGCAGACAAACCTCGCTCATAACAAGCCCTTAACATGCCCTCATCAATATCACACCCGTAAGCTTCAAAACCAATTTCAGACATTAATTCAAGCCACTCTCCCCTACCGCAACCAATATCAAACGCTACACAATCAGGATAAATTACATGCAATGGCGATACAAAAGGCAAGTACACTTTAAGTCTTTCTTTTATTAATTCTCGTGAGCCACGATTTTTATTCTCAAAATCTCTATAAAAATTATCTTCCGTCATTAAAATGCTCCTGCCTTTATTGGCATTAATGCTTCAATTCTGCAACACAAAATTAATCTACTATGTATGGTTTTTTTGCACCCGTTTTTTATTTATTTTCAAAATAAAACAATATAAAATAAAAAAATTAAACTAATATAAACATCAATGAAACAAATTTTAGAAAGGTATCGCTTTTTAATCTGCAAATTTGTTTTTCAATTAATCAAATCCTATTTAAAATTTAATTTTAATACCTTAAAATTATCTTAATTTTTAGCTGTTTCAATTTCTTCATATTTATCTACCACATCTCGTGTTTGCCCTGTCGCAACAACATTCCCTTTATATAGAAGCATAGCTTCGCTGCAGTAGTCTAATATCGATTTTTTATCGTGGCTTACCAATAAGACGGTTCTTCCGCCGTTAATAAACTCTTCTATCCTTTTTCTGCTTTTAGCCTGAAATTCGGCGTCGCCTACCGCTAAAACCTCGTCCAATACAAGAACATCAGGATTTACGTTTACGGCAACCGAAAAAGAAAGCCTTACCTGCATTCCGCTCGAATATGTCTTAATAGGCTCGTCTATAAAATCTTTCACGCCGCTGAATTCTATTATTTCGTCGTATTTAGTCATTATTTCTTTTTTGCTTAAACCTAAAATCAGTCCGTTTATAAGAATATTTTCCCTGCCCGTAAGTTCTGGGTGAAAACCGGTGCCGAGTTCAAGGAGGGCAGACAAGGAACCGTTGACGGCAATGCGTCCGGTAGTGGGTTTCATTATACCGCACAATATTTTTAACAAAGTGCTTTTTCCGGCGCCGTTAGGACCTATTATGCCGAACGTTTCTCCCTTTTTTACTTTAAAACTTACGTTTTCTAAGGCCGTAAATTTTAACATTTTTACCTGTTTATTTTTATTGAAAGTAATTAAATCTATAAAAGCTTTTTTAAGCGTCGTATGCGATGACAATCTTCTAAAAACCTTAGAAATATTTTCTGCTTCGATAGCATATTCTGAATCATAACGGTGCATATTATATAAATTCACTAAACAGTTCCTTCCTTATGGCAAAATATGAATAACCGAGCATAAAAACGATGACGGAAACAATTAAAATTCCGGCTACATAATAATAACGGGGAAACATATTATAATAAAAAATATCCTGAAAGCATTTCATAACGTAAGCTATTG
This DNA window, taken from Candidatus Acidulodesulfobacterium acidiphilum, encodes the following:
- a CDS encoding class I SAM-dependent methyltransferase; protein product: MTEDNFYRDFENKNRGSRELIKERLKVYLPFVSPLHVIYPDCVAFDIGCGRGEWLELMSEIGFEAYGCDIDEGMLRACYERGLSATKQEAVSFLKSLPDESHVVISAFHVIEHISFDDLRTLVSESLRVLKPGGLLILETPNIENINVATNNFYLDSTHKRPIPPLMLSYLPEYYGFKRVKLLRLQESLELATKDKIKLIDILKGVSPDIAVVAQKDASVEIMSLFNQAFNENYGITLDDLAERYDVFIENKIDFISKELQSVYQSKSWKITNPLRRLAKFIRWFKNGSIAWLTFAPQSRPRRIARKLLIKAKDYVLKKPKLKAKIKLALKPFPSLLIRLKRIGYSNIDNTEVKSKELQSVYQSKDELSKEEVSDLSPRVQKIYLDLKNAVEEGKNKCV
- a CDS encoding ABC transporter ATP-binding protein encodes the protein MHRYDSEYAIEAENISKVFRRLSSHTTLKKAFIDLITFNKNKQVKMLKFTALENVSFKVKKGETFGIIGPNGAGKSTLLKILCGIMKPTTGRIAVNGSLSALLELGTGFHPELTGRENILINGLILGLSKKEIMTKYDEIIEFSGVKDFIDEPIKTYSSGMQVRLSFSVAVNVNPDVLVLDEVLAVGDAEFQAKSRKRIEEFINGGRTVLLVSHDKKSILDYCSEAMLLYKGNVVATGQTRDVVDKYEEIETAKN